In a single window of the Helicobacter felis ATCC 49179 genome:
- a CDS encoding dipeptide ABC transporter ATP-binding protein, with protein MAPRESACQSGGGFLLQDISLSVEAGQRVALVGESGSGKSSLARLILQLVPFVRPLSGKVLFENTDLLTLKPSHLRNIRGKDIAYIAQEPLSALNPLHKIKHQIMESLRLHQKCPKAEALARLEEVMQQVGLSLDLLERYPYQLSGGQNQRVSIAMSIINRPKLLICDEPTTALDAQVQLQILDLLKHLSAQNHMAILFISHDLGAVQWLAEYVYVLQNGQLCEHNTMGTLFENPTHPTTRLLLEARHLPHKKPLEQGAETLRLKDFGVRYVQKRFLGANVVRVAIAGVDLCLHARQTLGIIGESGSGKSSLALGILKLIASVGEQFVLGQSVHQLNRKSFKPYRKSLQMVFQNPYASLNPRWSVQEILLEAFHGAGIKGSLEMVRASLEAVGLEEKFLSYYPFELSGGQRQRVAIARAIVLHPQVVVMDEPTSALDKSMQKIVLGLLLDLQEKLDLSYLFISHDLDVIESICDSVLVVEKGQIVESGKTSEVFSAPKHPYTQRLLQTRLDFLDKSC; from the coding sequence ATTGCGCCTAGAGAGAGTGCATGCCAAAGTGGGGGGGGGTTTTTGCTCCAAGATATTAGCTTGAGCGTGGAGGCAGGGCAGAGAGTGGCTTTAGTGGGAGAGAGTGGGAGTGGAAAAAGCTCGCTAGCGCGCCTTATTTTGCAATTAGTCCCCTTTGTGCGCCCCTTGAGCGGTAAGGTGCTTTTTGAAAATACCGATTTGCTCACCCTCAAGCCTAGCCATCTGCGCAATATTCGGGGGAAGGACATCGCCTACATCGCCCAAGAACCTCTAAGCGCGCTCAACCCTCTGCATAAAATCAAGCACCAAATCATGGAGAGTTTGCGCCTGCATCAAAAATGTCCCAAAGCAGAGGCGTTAGCGCGTTTAGAGGAAGTGATGCAACAAGTGGGCTTGAGTTTAGACCTTTTAGAGCGTTACCCTTACCAACTCAGCGGGGGGCAAAACCAGCGCGTGAGCATTGCTATGAGCATTATCAACCGCCCCAAGCTTTTGATCTGCGATGAACCCACCACCGCCCTAGATGCGCAGGTGCAGCTGCAGATTTTAGACCTTTTAAAACATCTGAGCGCGCAAAACCACATGGCAATCTTATTTATTAGCCACGATTTGGGCGCGGTGCAGTGGTTAGCCGAATATGTCTATGTCCTACAAAATGGGCAATTATGCGAGCACAATACGATGGGGACTCTGTTTGAGAACCCCACACACCCCACCACGCGGCTACTCCTAGAGGCGCGCCATTTGCCCCATAAAAAACCCTTAGAACAGGGCGCAGAAACCTTGAGATTAAAAGATTTTGGGGTGCGCTATGTGCAAAAACGCTTTTTGGGGGCTAATGTTGTGCGTGTAGCAATAGCGGGGGTTGATCTCTGCTTGCACGCACGCCAAACTTTGGGGATCATCGGGGAGTCTGGCAGTGGTAAGAGTTCGCTAGCTCTAGGGATTTTAAAGCTCATCGCCTCAGTGGGGGAACAATTTGTTTTAGGGCAAAGCGTGCATCAACTCAACCGCAAGAGTTTTAAACCCTACCGCAAGTCCTTACAGATGGTGTTTCAAAACCCCTATGCCTCGCTCAATCCACGCTGGAGCGTGCAAGAAATTTTACTAGAGGCTTTTCATGGTGCGGGCATTAAGGGGAGTTTGGAAATGGTGCGCGCGAGCTTGGAAGCGGTCGGCTTGGAGGAGAAATTTTTGTCTTATTATCCCTTTGAGCTCAGTGGAGGGCAACGCCAACGCGTGGCAATTGCTAGGGCGATTGTTTTACACCCCCAAGTGGTGGTGATGGATGAACCCACTTCAGCACTGGATAAGAGTATGCAAAAAATCGTGCTAGGCTTGCTCCTAGATTTGCAAGAAAAACTAGATTTGAGCTATCTTTTTATCAGCCATGATTTGGATGTGATTGAGAGCATTTGTGATTCTGTGTTGGTGGTGGAAAAGGGGCAGATTGTAGAGAGTGGCAAAACTAGCGAAGTCTTTAGCGCGCCCAAGCACCCCTATACCCAAAGGCTTTTACAAACACGGCTTGACTTTTTAGATAAGTCCTGCTAA
- a CDS encoding TRL-like family protein produces the protein MANLVKIVSSCACVGLLITGCGTSIPVGTLYTGVKLPVSGKDAKYSKEGRAVCQSYLSIVALGDCSVEAAAKAGGITDIKTVDTKVENYLGFYGKYTTIVRGD, from the coding sequence ATGGCGAACCTTGTTAAAATTGTAAGTTCATGTGCGTGTGTTGGCTTGTTGATAACAGGGTGTGGTACTTCTATTCCCGTGGGCACTCTTTACACCGGTGTTAAACTTCCTGTGTCTGGAAAAGATGCCAAATACTCCAAAGAAGGGCGTGCTGTTTGTCAAAGCTATTTGAGCATTGTCGCGCTTGGAGATTGCTCCGTAGAGGCAGCAGCTAAAGCTGGTGGTATTACTGACATCAAGACTGTAGATACTAAAGTAGAAAATTATCTAGGCTTTTATGGCAAGTATACCACCATTGTCAGAGGCGACTGA
- a CDS encoding Na+/H+ antiporter NhaC family protein, whose translation MGHSVLSLLVPVVVIAMVVLTKRVALSLFSGIVLGAWLVSDSLWNASTLIYTRLSAVFYSNTPAFNLNTNSIYIFAFLIILGILTQIVAASGATTAFVLKAKNYIKSARQSEFVALFAGLVIFIDDYFNALIVGQVSRSLNDAHQSSRERLAYIIDSTSAPVCMLMPISSWGAYIVGVMQNEGIENSFALLLSSITSNYYAWFALIAVFLTILWQINLPAMARYRNVAVQDLNPPVQQDGAKAPVSLLLSSVATLILSTCALIFYTGHANAQSSNLLDILKNTQTSFSLFAGGLISLGITLFLARKYLQARTLIPLSIQGFKSMQGAILVLILAWAIGPLIRDDLQTGVYLASLVGHFQGVSVWLSVVLFVISSFIAFSTGTSWGAFAIMLPIGASMSATMGGDLVLVVSAILSGAVYGDHASPISDTTILSATGAGCSVQSHFITQLPYATLTAGCALLAFLITSFTASRMIGFVAGLGLLVGFFYLLKRCYSTR comes from the coding sequence ATGGGGCATTCTGTTTTAAGTTTGTTGGTGCCCGTTGTAGTGATCGCTATGGTGGTGCTCACTAAACGCGTCGCGCTCTCGCTTTTTAGTGGGATTGTCTTGGGCGCGTGGTTGGTGAGTGATAGCCTTTGGAACGCCTCAACCCTCATTTATACAAGGTTGAGCGCGGTTTTTTACAGCAACACCCCCGCATTCAACCTCAACACCAATAGTATCTATATTTTTGCTTTCTTGATTATCTTAGGAATTTTGACTCAAATTGTCGCCGCTTCTGGGGCGACTACAGCCTTCGTCCTCAAAGCGAAAAACTACATCAAAAGCGCGCGCCAATCTGAATTTGTCGCCCTCTTTGCAGGCTTGGTTATCTTTATTGATGACTATTTTAACGCCCTCATTGTCGGACAGGTGAGTCGATCGCTCAATGACGCGCACCAAAGCAGCCGCGAACGCTTGGCTTATATCATCGACTCCACCTCTGCGCCCGTGTGCATGCTCATGCCTATTTCGAGCTGGGGAGCTTATATTGTGGGGGTGATGCAAAATGAGGGGATTGAAAATAGTTTTGCACTCTTGTTAAGCAGTATCACTAGCAATTATTACGCGTGGTTTGCTCTCATTGCGGTCTTTTTGACTATTCTATGGCAAATCAATCTGCCCGCTATGGCGCGCTATAGAAATGTCGCAGTGCAGGATTTAAACCCTCCTGTGCAACAAGATGGTGCTAAAGCCCCCGTATCGCTCTTACTTAGCAGTGTCGCAACTCTCATTTTGAGCACCTGCGCGCTGATTTTTTATACCGGTCATGCTAACGCTCAAAGTTCCAATCTGCTAGACATCCTCAAAAACACACAAACCAGTTTTTCTCTCTTTGCTGGGGGGCTTATCTCTCTTGGCATCACTTTGTTTTTAGCCAGAAAATATCTGCAAGCACGCACGCTAATCCCTCTTAGCATTCAAGGGTTTAAGAGCATGCAGGGGGCGATCTTAGTGCTCATTTTGGCATGGGCGATTGGTCCGCTGATTCGCGATGACCTGCAAACCGGGGTGTATTTAGCCAGTCTTGTAGGGCATTTTCAGGGCGTGAGTGTGTGGCTGAGTGTGGTGTTGTTTGTGATTTCAAGCTTCATCGCCTTTAGCACAGGCACTAGCTGGGGGGCTTTTGCGATCATGTTGCCCATTGGGGCTAGCATGAGCGCGACAATGGGAGGGGATTTAGTTTTAGTGGTTTCGGCGATCTTATCGGGGGCGGTTTATGGGGATCACGCCTCGCCTATTTCAGACACGACTATTCTCTCTGCTACAGGGGCGGGTTGCTCGGTGCAAAGCCATTTTATCACCCAATTACCTTATGCGACCCTCACGGCAGGGTGCGCATTGCTAGCCTTTTTAATAACTAGCTTCACCGCCTCTAGGATGATAGGGTTTGTAGCAGGTTTAGGGTTGTTGGTGGGGTTTTTTTATCTTCTCAAGCGCTGTTATTCTACGCGTTAA
- a CDS encoding outer membrane family protein, with protein sequence MHTPRATGNQLFCKIFLGTAFVLCVPCLAFDYKLSGFANQAATIGFNQHAIDRYKGIYPMQQYATIAGSLSLKLNFLPKSLAQKGHDFRGGVGGMVGGVLYDGTKRFLGGSIVYQNFGFYNGFYGGIKDVLQSDSDEVMIAKRARLNNASRFYVVSDAYLEYNYKDHFGIKGGLYRSKAAYKSGQTAGFEAYAQFKHFQLWWFSSWARAFATGPRLRDWYASRVVFSGGYHKNAQGGYTPSGHKVSYGTHAIQLTYKKHHFLAEGFFYFSPKMFNAPGFKIGWDSDPNFSGKGFRSNTELSAFFPFYYPWMLINSKGGAIYRYDNPATANGQSLTIKQRFDINQFYILGIFYKNFRNANAYIGNTGNPSGVELYSNSLWAGYVGTALKANAVTGSFIYGGLHFNKKFMWRMMWQWSSAPVSYEGRVVLSLGYQFTANLKALIDLAYYGIHTNNGYQAGLNAYCNPSAHMYCKGGYQDRSALYTQLIASF encoded by the coding sequence ATGCACACACCACGCGCTACAGGTAATCAGCTCTTTTGCAAAATATTTTTAGGCACTGCTTTTGTCTTATGCGTCCCTTGCTTGGCTTTTGATTATAAATTGAGCGGGTTTGCTAACCAAGCTGCCACCATTGGCTTTAACCAGCATGCCATAGATAGATACAAGGGGATTTATCCCATGCAACAATATGCTACAATTGCAGGTTCTCTATCTCTCAAACTTAATTTTTTGCCTAAAAGTCTGGCCCAAAAGGGGCATGATTTTAGGGGAGGTGTTGGGGGTATGGTGGGTGGGGTGCTTTATGATGGAACGAAGCGCTTCTTAGGTGGCTCCATAGTGTATCAAAATTTTGGTTTCTATAATGGCTTTTATGGCGGGATTAAAGATGTCTTACAAAGCGACTCTGATGAAGTGATGATTGCCAAACGCGCTAGGCTCAATAACGCTAGCCGTTTTTATGTGGTCAGTGATGCGTATTTGGAATACAATTATAAAGATCATTTTGGAATCAAAGGTGGGCTGTATCGTTCTAAGGCGGCTTATAAAAGCGGGCAAACCGCAGGATTTGAAGCTTACGCCCAATTCAAGCACTTCCAATTATGGTGGTTTAGTTCTTGGGCGCGCGCTTTTGCTACAGGCCCTCGTTTGAGAGATTGGTATGCCTCTAGGGTCGTTTTTAGCGGAGGTTATCATAAAAATGCGCAGGGAGGTTACACTCCAAGCGGGCATAAAGTGTCCTATGGCACACACGCCATCCAACTGACTTACAAAAAACACCATTTTTTAGCCGAAGGTTTTTTCTACTTTTCGCCCAAAATGTTTAACGCGCCGGGCTTTAAAATTGGCTGGGATAGTGATCCCAATTTCAGTGGCAAGGGTTTCCGCTCTAACACCGAGTTGAGCGCGTTTTTCCCCTTCTATTATCCATGGATGCTAATTAACAGCAAGGGAGGAGCCATTTATCGCTATGACAACCCGGCCACAGCCAATGGGCAAAGCTTGACCATCAAACAACGCTTTGATATTAACCAATTTTATATTTTAGGCATTTTCTATAAGAACTTCCGCAATGCCAACGCTTATATAGGCAATACGGGCAACCCATCCGGTGTGGAGCTTTATAGCAATAGCCTTTGGGCAGGTTATGTGGGCACTGCGCTCAAAGCCAATGCGGTAACAGGGTCTTTTATTTATGGAGGCTTGCATTTTAATAAAAAATTTATGTGGCGTATGATGTGGCAATGGAGTAGCGCGCCGGTTTCTTATGAAGGGCGTGTTGTGCTCTCTTTAGGCTACCAATTTACTGCCAATCTAAAAGCCCTCATTGATTTGGCTTATTATGGAATCCACACCAATAATGGCTATCAAGCCGGCTTAAACGCTTATTGTAACCCTAGCGCCCATATGTACTGCAAAGGTGGCTATCAGGATCGTAGCGCACTTTATACCCAGCTCATCGCCTCTTTTTAA
- a CDS encoding NAD(P)-dependent alcohol dehydrogenase — protein MQRIPARGFAIHSKEGKFQPHEFTRHALGEKDVLIDIHYCGICHSDVHSAYSEWHEGTYPMIPGHEIAGVVKEVGAHARKFKVGDKVGVGCFVNSCRACEPCAHDHEQFCSKVVFTYDCPDHFHNNEPHMGGYSDCIVVDEDYTIRIPNDAPLEKIAPLFCAGITTYSPLKFSQVKAGSKVGIAGFGGLGHMGLKYALAMGAEVSVIGRSEAKREQALKMGAKHYYSDVKDAKGANLDLILSTIPTHYNMSAYLDALAYGGELSIVGLPPKDNPPTLSASTLVMRGNKKVYGSLIGGIKETQEMLDFSILHNIYPEIELVTGQDIDQVYYNLTHSNAQFRYVIDMKKSFGA, from the coding sequence ATGCAACGCATTCCAGCTAGAGGTTTTGCTATCCACTCTAAAGAGGGGAAATTCCAACCTCATGAATTTACCCGCCACGCTTTGGGTGAAAAAGATGTTTTGATTGATATTCATTACTGCGGGATTTGCCATAGCGATGTGCATTCAGCTTACAGCGAGTGGCATGAGGGCACTTATCCTATGATTCCCGGACATGAGATTGCAGGTGTGGTCAAAGAAGTCGGCGCACATGCGCGTAAATTCAAAGTGGGCGATAAGGTGGGCGTGGGCTGTTTTGTCAATTCCTGCCGTGCCTGCGAGCCATGCGCTCATGATCACGAACAATTTTGTTCTAAAGTGGTCTTCACTTACGATTGCCCCGATCACTTCCACAATAACGAACCCCACATGGGCGGGTATTCTGATTGCATTGTTGTGGATGAGGATTATACTATTCGTATTCCTAACGATGCGCCCTTAGAAAAAATCGCCCCTCTCTTTTGTGCAGGGATCACCACCTATTCCCCTTTAAAATTTTCCCAAGTCAAAGCAGGTTCTAAGGTTGGGATCGCGGGTTTTGGCGGATTGGGGCATATGGGTTTAAAATACGCTTTAGCCATGGGAGCTGAGGTGAGTGTGATAGGGCGCAGTGAGGCTAAGAGAGAACAGGCCTTAAAAATGGGGGCCAAGCATTATTACAGCGATGTAAAGGACGCTAAGGGGGCTAATTTGGATTTAATCCTCTCCACCATTCCCACGCACTACAACATGAGTGCCTATTTAGACGCACTTGCCTATGGGGGCGAACTCTCCATTGTGGGTCTGCCTCCTAAAGACAATCCTCCGACTTTGAGCGCTTCGACTTTGGTGATGCGTGGGAATAAAAAAGTTTATGGCTCACTGATTGGAGGGATTAAAGAAACCCAAGAAATGTTAGATTTCTCCATCTTGCACAATATTTACCCTGAAATCGAGCTAGTTACCGGTCAAGACATCGATCAAGTTTACTACAACCTCACCCATTCTAACGCTCAGTTTCGCTATGTCATTGATATGAAAAAGTCGTTTGGGGCTTAA
- a CDS encoding (Fe-S)-binding protein, giving the protein MRIWTNTMGLKSSAKPSKLEAWLDSDIARTTQACVKCGKCVPSCTIYRIHKDETTSPRGFLDLIALVKQESLELNTPLKHIFESCFLCTTCVQVCPFHLPIDSMIEKVRVLSARKHGIAWHKKLYFYLLKHPRLMDFIFSLCSVSAPCAFKQVGDKIHWRFQSLAPKSLAKRALFPFARTSFLRTHQGTIPPKAPLENMPAKSVGIFIGCLGNYNYPSVGKSLLTILDKLNISAHIPKQFCCGAPAFFTGDIDTALYLAQRNVDLLTETAMHTEAILVPEATCISMLKKDYQHVFESIPDPKARQEWLEKWRKVADKLQFASSFLTHDSALLEVLKTYPKNPLTLTYHDPCHAKKVLGVYKEPRALLGANFSLSEMAESDRCCGFGGVSMQSDHYTLSVQAGLPKAQDIANTHAQVVSAECSACRVQLNNALHQIDAPTRFLHPLELIAQVLQTPKTC; this is encoded by the coding sequence ATGCGTATTTGGACAAACACCATGGGGCTCAAAAGTTCAGCAAAACCCTCTAAACTGGAGGCGTGGCTAGATAGCGACATTGCGCGCACTACGCAAGCCTGCGTGAAGTGTGGCAAATGCGTGCCCAGCTGCACTATTTATCGTATCCATAAAGATGAAACCACCTCCCCGCGCGGGTTTTTAGACCTCATCGCTTTAGTCAAACAAGAGAGTTTAGAGCTCAACACCCCTCTAAAACATATCTTTGAGAGTTGTTTTCTCTGCACTACCTGCGTGCAGGTCTGCCCTTTTCATCTGCCCATAGATAGCATGATTGAAAAAGTGCGTGTTTTGAGCGCGCGCAAACATGGGATCGCTTGGCATAAAAAGCTTTACTTCTATTTGCTCAAACATCCTCGCTTGATGGACTTTATTTTTTCTCTCTGTAGCGTGAGCGCGCCCTGTGCTTTTAAACAAGTGGGAGATAAAATCCATTGGCGTTTTCAATCCCTCGCGCCCAAAAGTTTAGCCAAACGCGCGCTTTTTCCCTTTGCACGCACTAGCTTTTTACGCACCCATCAAGGCACAATCCCTCCCAAAGCCCCCTTAGAGAACATGCCCGCTAAAAGTGTGGGGATTTTTATCGGTTGTTTGGGTAATTACAACTACCCTAGCGTAGGCAAGAGTTTATTAACGATCTTAGACAAGCTCAATATCAGCGCGCACATCCCTAAACAATTTTGTTGCGGTGCGCCTGCCTTTTTCACTGGGGACATAGACACCGCTCTTTATTTGGCACAAAGAAATGTGGATTTACTCACAGAAACAGCCATGCACACAGAGGCGATCTTAGTCCCTGAGGCGACTTGCATTAGTATGCTCAAAAAAGATTATCAACATGTTTTTGAGAGTATCCCTGATCCTAAAGCGCGCCAAGAGTGGTTAGAAAAATGGCGCAAGGTAGCAGACAAATTACAATTTGCCTCTAGCTTTTTGACTCATGATAGCGCGCTTTTAGAGGTGCTTAAAACCTACCCGAAAAACCCCCTCACTCTAACCTACCACGATCCCTGCCATGCTAAAAAAGTCTTAGGCGTGTATAAAGAACCCCGCGCACTTTTAGGGGCAAATTTTAGCCTAAGTGAGATGGCTGAGAGCGATCGTTGCTGTGGCTTTGGAGGGGTGAGTATGCAGAGCGATCACTACACTTTAAGCGTGCAGGCAGGTTTGCCAAAGGCTCAAGACATCGCCAACACCCACGCCCAAGTGGTGAGCGCAGAGTGTTCGGCTTGCCGTGTGCAACTCAATAACGCTCTGCACCAAATAGACGCGCCTACGCGTTTTCTCCACCCCTTAGAGCTCATCGCCCAAGTTTTGCAAACCCCCAAAACATGCTAG
- the hemN gene encoding oxygen-independent coproporphyrinogen III oxidase: MKPLDFQQFAQHSKPGPRYTSYPTAVEFHTNFQESDLIQALERTPTQTPLSLYFHLPFCKSPCYFCACNVIYSSSERKKEHYILYLQKELELLKRYLDTGREVVQLHFGGGTPTFFSAEQLERIIKNIEATFSNFAPDAELACEVDPRHFNRDQMRVLKEHGFNRLSFGVQDFELEVQQAINRLQNFDLVREKVELAREFGINSLNFDLIYGLPFQSVASFEATLKQVLQLNPDRLAIFNYAHVPWIKHTMKIDPATLPTPSQKLEILRFLITFLTQHGYEMIGMDHFAKKDNELYLALQNKQLRRNFQGYTTKKFSQTIGVGVTSIGEGLDYYTQNFKDLKAYENALNEGHLPVERGIALSAEDRLRKEVIMHLMNNLELDFSTIERAFNIDFKTHFKQALEALKPYEQEGLVSMDAQGLKTSPTGAMLVRNIAMVFDAYLDKHHGAQKFSKTL, translated from the coding sequence GTGAAACCCCTAGACTTCCAACAATTCGCCCAGCACTCCAAGCCCGGTCCTAGATACACCAGCTACCCTACAGCAGTAGAATTTCATACCAACTTCCAAGAGAGCGATTTGATCCAAGCCTTAGAACGCACGCCCACACAAACCCCTCTCTCTTTGTATTTTCATCTCCCCTTTTGTAAGAGCCCTTGCTATTTTTGCGCCTGCAATGTGATTTATAGTAGTAGCGAGCGCAAGAAAGAACACTATATTCTCTATTTGCAAAAAGAACTCGAACTTTTAAAACGCTATCTTGACACAGGGCGCGAGGTGGTGCAACTACACTTTGGTGGGGGCACACCCACTTTTTTTAGCGCGGAGCAACTAGAGCGCATTATTAAGAACATTGAGGCGACCTTTTCTAACTTTGCCCCCGATGCTGAATTGGCTTGTGAGGTCGATCCGCGCCATTTTAATCGCGATCAAATGCGCGTGCTTAAAGAACATGGCTTTAATCGCTTGAGTTTTGGCGTGCAGGATTTTGAGTTAGAAGTGCAACAGGCGATCAATCGCTTACAAAACTTTGATCTCGTGCGCGAAAAAGTGGAGCTAGCCCGTGAGTTTGGGATCAACTCGCTTAATTTTGATCTCATCTATGGCTTGCCTTTCCAAAGTGTGGCTAGCTTTGAAGCCACTTTAAAACAAGTCTTACAGCTAAATCCCGATCGCCTCGCCATCTTTAATTACGCCCATGTGCCTTGGATCAAGCACACCATGAAAATAGACCCCGCCACTCTGCCCACTCCTAGTCAAAAATTAGAAATTTTGCGCTTCCTCATTACCTTTTTAACCCAGCATGGTTATGAAATGATTGGCATGGATCACTTTGCTAAAAAAGATAATGAACTTTATCTAGCTTTGCAGAATAAACAACTCAGGCGCAATTTTCAAGGCTACACCACTAAAAAGTTTTCCCAAACTATCGGGGTGGGGGTTACTAGCATTGGGGAGGGGCTAGACTATTACACCCAAAATTTTAAGGATTTAAAGGCTTATGAGAACGCGCTTAATGAGGGGCATTTACCCGTAGAGAGGGGCATTGCTTTGAGTGCAGAAGATCGCCTGCGTAAAGAGGTGATCATGCACTTGATGAACAATTTAGAGCTGGATTTTAGCACCATTGAGCGAGCGTTTAACATTGACTTTAAGACTCATTTTAAACAAGCCCTAGAGGCACTAAAACCCTATGAGCAAGAGGGCCTAGTGAGTATGGACGCACAGGGCTTAAAGACCAGTCCTACGGGGGCGATGTTGGTGCGCAATATCGCGATGGTTTTTGATGCGTATTTGGACAAACACCATGGGGCTCAAAAGTTCAGCAAAACCCTCTAA
- a CDS encoding DUF2603 domain-containing protein, producing the protein MAVRDFVLEWERKVTSMDNTSQAKLNTDGMQEIYQSLESGKNRARAKRIAPDQMLLELQEGALNTQEAWFVQDEQDHKFVVIPEVLLQYIVQVIQRAYEEKIMVELERDMATLTPIDFKDAMAVAFKKLEGMRASDGSLPRISSLDFVKQLKRQHPNLFFNLAELLESKKEEYPDLDDLENIPF; encoded by the coding sequence ATGGCTGTTAGGGATTTTGTGCTAGAATGGGAGCGAAAGGTAACAAGTATGGACAACACTTCTCAAGCCAAACTTAATACAGATGGCATGCAAGAGATTTATCAAAGTTTAGAATCGGGCAAGAATAGAGCCCGCGCCAAGAGGATCGCGCCCGATCAAATGCTTTTAGAATTGCAAGAGGGCGCGCTCAACACCCAAGAGGCTTGGTTTGTGCAAGATGAGCAAGATCATAAATTCGTGGTGATTCCTGAGGTGCTGTTACAATACATTGTACAGGTGATTCAAAGAGCGTATGAAGAAAAAATTATGGTCGAGTTGGAACGGGATATGGCAACTCTCACGCCTATTGACTTTAAGGACGCGATGGCAGTTGCCTTTAAAAAGCTCGAGGGCATGCGCGCGAGTGATGGGAGTTTGCCCCGCATTTCTTCGCTGGATTTTGTCAAGCAACTCAAGCGGCAACACCCTAATTTGTTTTTCAACTTGGCAGAACTTTTAGAGTCTAAAAAAGAAGAGTATCCAGATTTGGACGACTTAGAAAACATCCCCTTTTAG
- the aroC gene encoding chorismate synthase, whose amino-acid sequence MSLVLRTFGESHGAMVGGVLEGVPAGLKLDLDFIQAEVNRRKSVNAFTTPRQEEDKIEIVSGVFEGVSTGAPIGLLVSNKNVRSKDYDNLKETFRPGHADFTTFAKYDIRDHRGGGRSSARESVIKVGAGAIAKLLLKEVGIEIASGVVSVGGVEAQELDFAHALKSPIFSLDKQTQQAQQEAILQAKKAGDSLGGVVLVRAWGRALLGLGEFGDRLDARIAYAMMGLNGVKGVFMGEPKAASMQGSMYNDALGFHGFKSNRCGGVLGGFGNGAPLEVWVHFKPTSSIALPQESINTQKEGVQIHLKGRHDPCIAIRGSVVCASLLALILGDFVLSNTHARLDQIKASYGC is encoded by the coding sequence GTGAGCTTGGTATTGCGCACCTTTGGGGAATCGCATGGGGCTATGGTGGGGGGTGTGCTAGAGGGCGTGCCTGCCGGGCTCAAATTAGATTTAGACTTCATCCAAGCGGAGGTTAATAGGCGTAAAAGTGTGAATGCCTTCACCACTCCACGCCAAGAAGAAGATAAAATCGAGATTGTGAGCGGAGTTTTTGAGGGAGTGAGCACGGGCGCGCCCATCGGCTTACTTGTGTCTAATAAAAATGTGCGCTCCAAAGATTATGACAATCTTAAAGAGACTTTTCGCCCCGGGCACGCGGATTTTACCACCTTTGCTAAATACGACATTAGAGATCATCGGGGCGGGGGGCGTAGCTCAGCACGAGAGAGTGTGATCAAAGTGGGTGCAGGAGCGATTGCTAAATTGCTCTTAAAAGAAGTGGGCATAGAGATCGCTAGCGGGGTTGTTAGTGTGGGGGGTGTAGAGGCTCAAGAGTTAGATTTTGCACACGCGCTAAAAAGCCCCATTTTTAGCCTAGACAAACAAACCCAGCAAGCCCAACAAGAGGCGATCTTGCAGGCAAAAAAAGCAGGAGATAGCTTGGGTGGGGTGGTGTTGGTGCGCGCTTGGGGGCGTGCCTTGTTGGGTTTGGGCGAATTTGGCGACAGATTAGATGCGCGTATTGCTTATGCAATGATGGGACTCAATGGAGTCAAGGGGGTATTTATGGGCGAGCCTAAAGCTGCTAGCATGCAAGGAAGCATGTATAATGACGCACTAGGTTTTCATGGGTTTAAGAGCAATCGTTGCGGAGGGGTGTTGGGGGGTTTTGGGAATGGAGCGCCCTTAGAGGTGTGGGTGCATTTTAAGCCCACTTCTAGCATTGCCCTGCCCCAAGAGAGTATCAACACCCAAAAAGAGGGCGTGCAAATCCACTTAAAAGGGCGGCATGACCCATGCATTGCTATTCGGGGGAGTGTGGTGTGTGCGAGCTTATTAGCTTTGATCTTGGGGGATTTCGTGTTGAGCAACACGCACGCGCGCCTAGATCAAATTAAGGCAAGTTATGGCTGTTAG